GTGGTCGAGGGCGATCAACCCTTGAAGCTCCGCTGGACGTTAAACGGTTATCCGATTTCGCCCCACTCTGGAATCTCGATCGTGGATCTTGGCGGACGGGGCGCTATACTCAGCATAGGATCCGTCGAGGCAACGCACGCTGGAACGTACACGTGTATCGCGGAAAACCTTGCCGGAAGGCACGAGCTCTCGGCCGATCTGATTGTTAATGGTGCTTAATTGATCAATGCTCCAACTCGGAACGTCACAGTTATTGTATTGTCCCTTATCAGTTTGCCACCGTCCCGACCATCCCGTAGCATTCCTTGCTTGAGTAACGTTTGATCCCCCTTTTTATTCAGTGATATTCCTTTGGTTtcgattatttccagttttcgATCGGTTTTATCTCTGGATCGTGTCctgttttaattttcaaaatcagcCTTCCAGTCCACGTGAATTTGCTTTATCGTTACAACGGTTCGCTGATCATCAGTGATTTCGTCATGCCCCGAAGAATCGAGAGTTCCAGTCAGTTCGCTGTTTCGCTCGCGAGCATGGCGGTCTCGAAAGCGAGCTCGAGAACAACACCGTCGCACGCGAAATTTGCCGGCTGAAACGGCACGTTAAATCATCCCCGTTTAAATGAACCGTCTATTTAGCCTCCCGCTACTCCTGTATATCTGTGCCTGACTCTAGCAAGCCTGTCTGTCTCTATCTCTCGGCAGTCGCTCCGCATCTGCAGCCGTTCTCGTTCGACGAGGCCAACTCCGGCGATCTGATAATCGTCCATTGCGCGGTCGTAAAGGGGGACACGCCGATTTCGCTCAAGTGGTTGTTCGAGGGACGCCATTTAGAAGTAGGCGACGGAGTGGGTATCACCGCGTTGGGGGATAGAGTGTCCGCACTGACGATCCCCGCCGTCAGGGGAGAGCACGCCGGAGAGTACGCTTGCGTCGCCGATAATCCAGCCGGTCGTGCTAGGCACAGCGCCCATCTCAAAGTGAACGGTACAGAAACGTGATTAAATAAGTCATGCGCACACAAAAACATTCCTGGTTATACGGTATCAGTGAAATGCAAAAGACGGAAAGAACAGTAATCGACAAGACAAACGGACAAGCTCGAAATCGGCATGATGATGTATAGCCAAAGGCGTTTTACGGGTAGCCAAGCCAGAATTGAAGCAGTTGTGTTATGCGTGTTTACGTTACGTTACGTTGAGATCGGCCAAATGATGatgttgtattattatatatttgaatcGGTCTTGTTGCGGTCGTAGTTCGAAGTAGTAGTCGTAATATTGAGAGAACGAACGACGTCTCCAATGTCTGCTGTTGATTGTTGTAATAgcgtacatatatatgtacatatatatatacacatatatattacatatatattacatatatatataaatatgtttggaAGGCTGCATCCGCTCGACTATCCATCTTTCTttcttacatatatatatatatatatatatatatacatatacattataattatccCCCCGCATCAATCGTTTGTTTCGAAGCATCATCGTTTAGGTAGGTCGCTCGGCCGAGTGTAGCTTTTGGACCACAGTCCCATCTCTCGTTATCCTTGGGCTACCATGATCAAAGGTAATTTGTCCGCAGTTCAGGACGAGCTCGACTCCCCACATTCTGAATCCGCCTTCAACcgtcttctcttctcttctcttcttgtTGTACACAGACACAGgacacaaaaataaaaagaacactCGTCCACACTTGTACCGTCTTTCTCTTTGTGtatctctgtctctttctttctctgtttgcctctttgtctttctttctcatactctctctctcttcttctcgaATCCTTTCTCTCATCCTTCTCGGAGTATCGAATCTCATTAGCGAATGGAGAATCGTGGTGGATGAATCGTTCCGCATGGGACGCCGAGCCCAGTGATTCGAGACACTTCGTGACGAATAACAGGGACGGGTTGTAGTAGATTTTTCGTATCGAACAAGAGGAGTTCGCTGAGTCGAAAGGCGAGAATCGTGGGAGTTCCATGCGGCCGCGAAGGGAACCTACGTAATCGATGAGAGTCGGCGACGCTCTTGACTACGGGATCTCACCAGTCTACCATAAAGATCAGAGAAAGAAACCGTGCCTATCGTGGATCTAGCTAGAGCCTATCATTCCAGTCCTGCCACGGATCAGTCCGTTCGATTTCGGGGATCAGCCGATCTATGCTGGGCAGGCCGCCCAATTGGCGTGCATGGTGCTGCTCGGTGACACCCCCATCGATATTGCCTGGACCCACGAGGACAAGCCCCTGTCGCAATTCATGGGATACAGCGTCGGGAAACTCGGCCCACGGACGAGTATCTTGCTGATCGAGCCGGTCACGCCGGAGCACGCAGGACGTTACACTTGTATCGCGAGTAATCCGTCCGGGAAGGCGGTCCACGAGGCGACATTACGAGTTCACGGTTAGGGCCAGACTAATGGGAGCATTGAATGATTACTAATGGTTGAACTGATAATGATTGAACTGAGTCGGAATGATAAAGCAACCGCGGTATACCGGGCCCGTCAGAGTATTTGAATTGCAGGCTTGATTGATGCATCTTCGTCGTTGCCGAAGCTGTCGTGTTACCTTGCGGAAGCTTTCTGGATTTCAGTTCTCAGCGGATGAGTTCCATCGTACACAGTGCGTTGCTTTCGTCGCCGGGGACGACTCTCTTGCGCGCCGAtccttatatatatttatacatatattatataatatctcactctctttttctgtttATAGACTTTCATTCTCTCTCTTCTATCTTCCTccccttcttttttttcttcttcttcttcttcttcttcttcttcttcttcttcttcttctctctcaccctctttctctctgtttatTGATCTGTACTCTGATGATTTCTGTATATATAATCTTGTCTATATATTTCTACCTTCCGTTTCTTTCGTGTCTCTCTATACGCCCTGTCTGGATTTCGCCTATGTTTTTTCAGCCGAATAGCAAACGCAAGAATTAATACGCCCAGAGTCCTACGTGTCCCCCACAGCCCTTGTACAGCAAGTTGGTTGAGCTTGAATCGCATTCGTATTTTGTGGCTAAGTATTTCGCCTCGTTTGATTTCCCTTGTCTGGTTGTTTACGCTCATCGTCGCTAAATCTCTTCGACGAACACACTCCGCTGGCATCCGAACATCATTTGGCCGCGACAAAGTAGACGCAGGTATCACATTGTTAGGATTACACTCCGTGTTCTCTTTGAATGCACGCGACTCGCGTCGTGTCGTCTCGCGTCGCAAAGTATCCTCCATGCGATCATCATTACTCTTCACCGTGTGAACAGTCTAGTCGTTGGATCGCCGCGGTCACTCGGCGAGAATTCTTTAGGTACTACGATCGAGCTGTGTCTCTCGTGATCACATTCGAGTGTCGATTTCTAATACCTCACCGTACCCCCGTCGCGCTACAACGTGTCCTTGTTCCAAGATGACCGACCGACCATCCAATCACCCTCTGAGAATCACCCTTTCGACCAACGTCTTTGTCACCACCAGACGAAAACCTGTTTCGACCTCACGCCTCGCCACCCCACCACCCTAAACCCAACCCTGTCACCTCCCTAACCTCTCACCACACGTCTCGCCTCGTTCATTTTGTGTAGATTGCATTCGTAGCGGTAGTCGATATTTTCTAACACGCATGTCTTCTTTCTTTCCTATTTAGACTAACCGTAGATCAATTTTCAAGCGGTGCAGCATGATGGACCGTGCTCGAGTATCATAGTAGCGTATCTCTTGCATGGGCGACGCGAGCTCCTTCAGAGCCGCAACCGCAGTCTCTTTATCTGCTTGACgaccttctttctttctgttcgtGCAGTAGTTCACCCGCATAATCATCTCGAGTTCCCGCATGTCGAATTATCGCAGTGTTTGTAGCAGTTGCGGGAGAGAGTTGCGTTTCGCTCAGCATGCCGCGAAACCGATTGTCGTGGCTCCAGTCTCCTATCTTTGCCAGCGATAAATACGATTGTCTTGTCAAGTCGTTTTGTGTCCTGATGACATGTTTGAGACTGGAGTCCACGATGCGACTGGCTCCCGGCTAACTGTCGATTGGTAAAAGCGCCGGGAGAACGTTCCGATTAACCCGCTCATTCTGTAACAGTACCTCCCCGCTGGATTCTGGAACCTACCGATAAGGCATTTGCTCAGGGATCTGATGCACGAGTTGAATGCAAAGCCGACGGTTTCCCCAAGCCTCAAGTCACATGGAAAAGAGCTGCTGGTAAATATCTTGGATCTAATAACAGCTGGGTTGCAATTCAGCCATGGATGTTTCTAATGTTTGCTTTCACTTTTTAGGGGATACACCGGGTGATTACACGGACTTGAAACTTAGCAACCCTGACATTACCGTTGAGGATGGAACTCTTTCCATTAACAACATTCAGAAGACAAACGAGGGCTATTATCTTTGCGAGGCTGTAAACGGAATTGGTTCAGGACTTTCGGCTGTCATTCTCATCTCAGTTCAGGGTAAGTGTatctaaatttatttgtttcatccGAAGCTATAACTGAATAATAAGGTTAAAAGTACACATCAAATTAAATCGACATAGAACTGTTAAAACTGTGTCAATATTAAACTCTCTaagtatttacattaaatttgaattataagGATTTCTGctattttctctatttaattgtaaaaaattataaatgctaAAGAACTTGGTAATCTGATGGTTTTTCCTTGGCAAGCTGACAAGCAATCCGTTTTTCATCCATCTCAAAAGAATCTTTGAATCGTTTGTTCCTGTATCTTCTTCAGTGATAACATGAGAAAATGATTGTTTTAAATGTAGCACCACCCCACTTTGAGATTAAGTTGAAGAACCAAACTGCACGACGAGGAGAACCAGCTGTATTGCAATGCGAGGCACAAGGAGAGAAACCCATTGGCATTTTGTGGAACATGAATAACAAGAGATTGGACCCGAAGAGCGATTCCCGTTACACCATCCGAGAGGAAATCCTGGCTAATGGAGTACTGTCTGACCTCAGCATCAAGAGAACCGAGAGAAGCGACTCTGCTATGTTCACCTGTGTTGCCACCAATGCTTTTGGAAGCGATGATACAAGCATCACCATGATCGTTCAaggttaatttttaaataattgtatttttgcTTTTTATATATGAAGCGTTGATTAACTAATGATTATTACAGAGGTTCCCGAAGTACCCTATGCTCTTAAAGTATTGGACAAATCCGGACGTTCGGTTCAACTATCCTGGGCAGCACCATACGACGGAAACAGCCACATCAAACGTTACGTCATCGAATACAAGATCAGCAAGGGCTCCTGGGATATTGATATTGACAGAGTACTCGTACCTGGATCGCAGCAGAACGTAGCCAGAGTTTTCAACCTGAAACCAGCCACCACTTATCATCTGAGAATCGTTGCCGAAAACGAAATTGGAGCGTCCCGTCCCTCTGACACCGTTACCATAATTACTGCCGAGGAAGCACCCACTGGACCACCAAACGCTGTTCGAGTTGATGCCGTTGACCAACATACTCTGAAGGTAATGCATTAAATGGTTAATTAGAAACAGGTGAGAacactaaaataatataaatttgaataggtTACATGGAAACCACCAACACGCGAAGACTGGAATGGCGAGATTCTTGGATACTACGTTGGCTACAAACTCTCCTCCTCTGACAAACCCTACACCTACGAGACTGTTGATTTCTCCATGGAAGACGGCAAGGAACACCATTTGCAGATCACAAACCTGAAGACTTACACCCAGTACAGCGTTGTTGTTCAAGCCTTTAACAAAGTTGGGTCAGGACCAATGAGCGACGAACGAAGACAGCACACTGCCGAAGGAGTACCTGAGGAACCGCCCCACGACACCACCTGCACCACCCTTACATCTCAAACAATCAGAGTTTCATGGATGTCGCCCCCACTCAGCGCTGCTAACGGAGTTATTACTGGATACAAAGTCAGTATGCGTTAGACATGCTGATTGGAAATTTCAGTGGAGTCTACTGTTGCTTTTTGTTGTAGGTTATTTATGGACCATCTGACACCTGGTATGATGAGAACACCAAGGATACCAAGATTACCCCCTCCAGTGAAACGATTTTGCACGGGCTGAAGAAGTACACCAATTACAGCATGCAGGTTCTGGCTTTCACTTCTGGCGGCGACGGCGTAAAATCTGCACCTATCCACTGCCAAACTGAACAAGATGGTATGTGACAGGTTCTGTAAATGTTCTAAAGATAATCGAcaaacttattaattattaattttcaattgcagCCCCTGAAGCACCCGTTGCGATCAAAGCCCTGGTTATGTCTCCGGAATCGATCCTCGTCTCGTGGCGCCCACCAAGCCAGCCGAATGGAGTTATCGCCCAGTACACCGTTTACACCAAGGCAGAAAACGCTGAGGAACCGACTAGCCAGAAAGTATTGCCGAATCAATTGACTCACGAAGCTTCTAAATTGGACAAACAACGCAGATACAATTTCTGGGTAACCGCTAGCACGAACATTGGCGAGGGACAGGCTTCTAAGATTGTATCATTGGCACCAAGCGTTAGaggtatattttttatgttcttTACGCATTTCTTCAATAATATCCTTCATTATGATTCAATACTGTTAAACGaccataaattaaatttcagtacCGGCAAAGATCGCATCGTTCGATGATAAGTTCACGGCTACCTACAAAGAAGACGTGAAACTGCCCTGCCTTGCTGTTGGAGTACCTGCACCGGAAGTGGTATGGAAAGTACGTGGCGTTGTTCTCCAATCAAGTGACAGACTGCGACAATTGCCCGAAGGTTCTCTATTCATCAAAGAAGTTGACCGCACCGACGCCGGAGAATACTCTTGCTACGTTGAAAACTCGTATGGCCATGATACCGTCACCCACCAACTGGTTGTCCATGGTAAGATCAGTGACATCTACGCGTCGGTTTAATACTAATCCAGTAAAAGTACGATTGGTTGAAATTGTGAATATTACCGCAGCACCGCCTCACTCTCCAAAAGTCAGCCTCAGCGGTACAACGACTAACTCGCTGTCAATGAAACTCCAACCTCATCCGAACGACAATGCCCCGATTCATGGTTACACGATTCACTACAAACCCGAATTCGGTGACTGGGAAACCGCACAAATTAGCTCGACGGATCAGGAACATACACTGGAAAACTTGTGGTGCGGCTCGAGATATCAGATCTATGTCACTGCTTACAATGGGTATTTATCTCGCATCTCCGCatcgattaaccttttgcactcgagagacgactctcagtcgttatttaatttaatgcaacaaaattatacaatttaatattttatattaagtttTGCAATAATGCaccaatacgtgaaatattgcaataaaataagtttgttccttaatttatgtgtgatttctcgttaagtaagtttcaaaaaatgccccctatatttcatcagaaaatattgaacatttctagtggaaagctttcaactgcaaagggttaaacacttcTTCAAGTTTATTTTAACCAAATTAAAATTCAGGTCcccaatatttttatagaattggCACTGGCGACCCATCCGACATGTTGAACACTCGCACCAAAGGCTCGAAACCGATCATTCCCGAAGCGATTAGATTTATTGAAGTATCCACGAACAGCATTACCCTTCACTTGAGCGCATGGTCTGATGGTGGCTGCCCGATGCTATATTTCGTAGTTGAAGACAAGAAAAGGTAAGAGAAAACCGTCCACTGTGCGGAGGTGGAAAGAAGATGAATAAAAGAAATGGGAGTCTAATTGGTCGAAATGGAGGGGACAGGTCCTCTGTTGCAAATACTTTCGGTTTTGATATTCTATTTCTGAAAATGGTCACAGATTAATCCGATCGTGTGACGACAAAAATCAACAAAACTCAGAGCAAAATCTCTCTTGCCACTGTATGGTTCCGTCAGGCTTCTTTCCAGTTTTGCACGGTACAGAGTATCGAATTCAACGAGAAATTAATCGTAATCGGTTGATACAATCTAGACACCAGCAGGAATGGAATCAGGTCTCGAATAATGTAAAACCCGGTGGCAATTTCGTCGTTTTGGATTTGGACCCTGCTACCTGGTATAATTTGCGAGTGACTGCCCACAATAACGCTGGTTTCGCCGTTGCTGAATACGATTTCGCTACTCTGACCGTAACCGGAGGTAAGTATGGCGGAGGTTGCGAGAGCTTCGGCACTCGTAGCCGGTGCTAATGGTGGCTGGATTCTATGGTCGCCCTGTTTTTTGTTCCAGGCACCATTGCACCGGCCCGCGACATGAACGGTGGTGGCAACGAAGAAGAtccaataaaaattttcaaagcaaacatatatctggtagtACCCGTGGTAACAGCTATTGTTGTTATAATCGTTGCCGTCATCGTGATCTGTGTTCTCAGAGGAAAGGGCCATGGTAGCGATAAAGGTAACTCAAAGATCTCTTTTTACTGTTTTAACGTACAGGTACGATCGCACCCCCCGTACGCAACGGAGGTAACGACAACACGGACGTCAGACGTTATTTCCCCTGGTTACCGAGTTGGCTTGACGTAAACGTGGTGGTGCCGGTCGGAGCTACGGTTGTAGTGATTATTGTAGGCATTATGGTGATTTGCGTCGCACTGTCGAGAAGAACTCGAGGTCCGGAACAAACGCGGCTGCGAGGTATCTCATCAGCCGACGAGAAATATTACGAGGGACAATGTATACCaaccttttttttatttttttaacttgCTAAGTCATTGAACTGTTGGATGATTATCAGTAAGATAATTTCTCTATGTGGAATAAGAAAACGGTTCGCCGGATAATTCCCGCTTGGATAACATTTTAGATGTTATTTTTCTGATGATCGATCCAGAAGTTCGCCGTCCTACACACGGAAAAGAAATCACTCCGCTGATTTTCCCGTCGTAGGTGTCGGCGGACTAAGAAATCAAGTACC
This genomic window from Nomia melanderi isolate GNS246 chromosome 9, iyNomMela1, whole genome shotgun sequence contains:
- the Dscam1 gene encoding Down syndrome cell adhesion molecule 1 isoform X17, whose product is MWRDPPGGGFKIPSCIATMLLLAILGLTNVAYAEDASMGPVFVKEPPNRVDFSNGTGAVVECQARGNPQPDIIWVRADGSAVGDVPGLRQVLPNGNLVFPPFRAEDYRQEVHAQVYSCLAQSPAGSVHSRDVNVRAVVHQYYQSEVNNEYVIRGNAAILKCSIPSFVAEFVQVVGWQDDQGNFFNPDEKKVVTQPYQPEILTEYVIRGNSAILKCSIPSYIAEFVTVEAWIREDGEVYLPEDPAIGQDGKYLVLPSGELHIRDVGPEDGYKTYQCRTKHRLTGETRLSATKGRLVITEPVGFKSPIFSNDLSLSAYSRRNGASVVLACSAQGFPVPTTRWYKFIEGSSRRQPVQLNERVRQVSGTLIIREARVEDSGKYLCIVNNSVGGESVETVLTVTAPLAAEIEPSTQTIDFGRPATFTCNVRGNPIKTISWLKDGKPLGLEEAVLRIESVKKEDKGMYQCFVRNDQESAQATAELKLGGRFEPPQIRQAFSEETLQPGPSMFLKCVASGNPTPEITWELDGKRLSNTDRLQVGQYVTVNGDVVSHLNISSIHTNDGGLYKCIAASKVGSAEHSARLNVYGLPFIRHMDKKAIVAGETLRVTCPVAGYPIESIVWERDTRVLPINRKQKVFPNGTLIIENVERMSDQATYTCVARNAQGYSARGTLEVQVMVIPKLLPFMFGEKPLNSGQVVTVPCAVVEGDQPLKLRWTLNGYPISPHSGISIVDLGGRGAILSIGSVEATHAGTYTCIAENLAGRHELSADLIVNVPPRWILEPTDKAFAQGSDARVECKADGFPKPQVTWKRAAGDTPGDYTDLKLSNPDITVEDGTLSINNIQKTNEGYYLCEAVNGIGSGLSAVILISVQAPPHFEIKLKNQTARRGEPAVLQCEAQGEKPIGILWNMNNKRLDPKSDSRYTIREEILANGVLSDLSIKRTERSDSAMFTCVATNAFGSDDTSITMIVQEVPEVPYALKVLDKSGRSVQLSWAAPYDGNSHIKRYVIEYKISKGSWDIDIDRVLVPGSQQNVARVFNLKPATTYHLRIVAENEIGASRPSDTVTIITAEEAPTGPPNAVRVDAVDQHTLKVTWKPPTREDWNGEILGYYVGYKLSSSDKPYTYETVDFSMEDGKEHHLQITNLKTYTQYSVVVQAFNKVGSGPMSDERRQHTAEGVPEEPPHDTTCTTLTSQTIRVSWMSPPLSAANGVITGYKVIYGPSDTWYDENTKDTKITPSSETILHGLKKYTNYSMQVLAFTSGGDGVKSAPIHCQTEQDAPEAPVAIKALVMSPESILVSWRPPSQPNGVIAQYTVYTKAENAEEPTSQKVLPNQLTHEASKLDKQRRYNFWVTASTNIGEGQASKIVSLAPSVRVPAKIASFDDKFTATYKEDVKLPCLAVGVPAPEVVWKVRGVVLQSSDRLRQLPEGSLFIKEVDRTDAGEYSCYVENSYGHDTVTHQLVVHAPPHSPKVSLSGTTTNSLSMKLQPHPNDNAPIHGYTIHYKPEFGDWETAQISSTDQEHTLENLWCGSRYQIYVTAYNGIGTGDPSDMLNTRTKGSKPIIPEAIRFIEVSTNSITLHLSAWSDGGCPMLYFVVEDKKRHQQEWNQVSNNVKPGGNFVVLDLDPATWYNLRVTAHNNAGFAVAEYDFATLTVTGGTIAPPVRNGGNDNTDVRRYFPWLPSWLDVNVVVPVGATVVVIIVGIMVICVALSRRTRGPEQTRLRGISSADEKYYEGQYDVVYQQTGVGGATLDKRRPDLRDELGYIAPPNRKLPPVPGSNYNTCDRIKRGTVISGTGSIRSHSTWDPRRHMYEELNHYPPNRRCPPPPRMGSAEALSHRGMEDEICPYATFHLLGFREEMDPSKAMQFQTFPHPGNGHSGTMGPPVGHPTNMSAHSRSGSQSMPRQNGRYSRVPSQGGGSGTHNVFSPEYDDPANCAPEEDQYGQYGAPYDHYGSRGSVGRRSVGSARNIPVSGSPEPPPPPPRNHDQNNSSFNDSKESNEISEAECDRDQLVNRNYGVNARGKDGMTTEEMRKLIERNEAPGRQASASHGGHGGLLTPYDTVAV
- the Dscam1 gene encoding Down syndrome cell adhesion molecule 1 isoform X18, with amino-acid sequence MWRDPPGGGFKIPSCIATMLLLAILGLTNVAYAEDASMGPVFVKEPPNRVDFSNGTGAVVECQARGNPQPDIIWVRADGSAVGDVPGLRQVLPNGNLVFPPFRAEDYRQEVHAQVYSCLAQSPAGSVHSRDVNVRAVVHQYYQSEVNNEYVIRGNAAILKCSIPSFVAEFVQVVGWQDDQGNFFNPDEKKVVTQPYQPEILTEYVIRGNSAILKCSIPSYIAEFVTVEAWIREDGEVYLPEDPAIGQDGKYLVLPSGELHIRDVGPEDGYKTYQCRTKHRLTGETRLSATKGRLVITEPVGFKSPIFSNDLSLSAYSRRNGASVVLACSAQGFPVPTTRWYKFIEGSSRRQPVQLNERVRQVSGTLIIREARVEDSGKYLCIVNNSVGGESVETVLTVTAPLAAEIEPSTQTIDFGRPATFTCNVRGNPIKTISWLKDGKPLGLEEAVLRIESVKKEDKGMYQCFVRNDQESAQATAELKLGGRFEPPQIRQAFSEETLQPGPSMFLKCVASGNPTPEITWELDGKRLSNTDRLQVGQYVTVNGDVVSHLNISSIHTNDGGLYKCIAASKVGSAEHSARLNVYGLPFIRHMDKKAIVAGETLRVTCPVAGYPIESIVWERDTRVLPINRKQKVFPNGTLIIENVERMSDQATYTCVARNAQGYSARGTLEVQVMVAPHLQPFSFDEANSGDLIIVHCAVVKGDTPISLKWLFEGRHLEVGDGVGITALGDRVSALTIPAVRGEHAGEYACVADNPAGRARHSAHLKVNVPPRWILEPTDKAFAQGSDARVECKADGFPKPQVTWKRAAGDTPGDYTDLKLSNPDITVEDGTLSINNIQKTNEGYYLCEAVNGIGSGLSAVILISVQAPPHFEIKLKNQTARRGEPAVLQCEAQGEKPIGILWNMNNKRLDPKSDSRYTIREEILANGVLSDLSIKRTERSDSAMFTCVATNAFGSDDTSITMIVQEVPEVPYALKVLDKSGRSVQLSWAAPYDGNSHIKRYVIEYKISKGSWDIDIDRVLVPGSQQNVARVFNLKPATTYHLRIVAENEIGASRPSDTVTIITAEEAPTGPPNAVRVDAVDQHTLKVTWKPPTREDWNGEILGYYVGYKLSSSDKPYTYETVDFSMEDGKEHHLQITNLKTYTQYSVVVQAFNKVGSGPMSDERRQHTAEGVPEEPPHDTTCTTLTSQTIRVSWMSPPLSAANGVITGYKVIYGPSDTWYDENTKDTKITPSSETILHGLKKYTNYSMQVLAFTSGGDGVKSAPIHCQTEQDAPEAPVAIKALVMSPESILVSWRPPSQPNGVIAQYTVYTKAENAEEPTSQKVLPNQLTHEASKLDKQRRYNFWVTASTNIGEGQASKIVSLAPSVRVPAKIASFDDKFTATYKEDVKLPCLAVGVPAPEVVWKVRGVVLQSSDRLRQLPEGSLFIKEVDRTDAGEYSCYVENSYGHDTVTHQLVVHAPPHSPKVSLSGTTTNSLSMKLQPHPNDNAPIHGYTIHYKPEFGDWETAQISSTDQEHTLENLWCGSRYQIYVTAYNGIGTGDPSDMLNTRTKGSKPIIPEAIRFIEVSTNSITLHLSAWSDGGCPMLYFVVEDKKRHQQEWNQVSNNVKPGGNFVVLDLDPATWYNLRVTAHNNAGFAVAEYDFATLTVTGGTIAPPVRNGGNDNTDVRRYFPWLPSWLDVNVVVPVGATVVVIIVGIMVICVALSRRTRGPEQTRLRGISSADEKYYEGQYDVVYQQTGVGGATLDKRRPDLRDELGYIAPPNRKLPPVPGSNYNTCDRIKRGTVISGTGSIRSHSTWDPRRHMYEELNHYPPNRRCPPPPRMGSAEALSHRGMEDEICPYATFHLLGFREEMDPSKAMQFQTFPHPGNGHSGTMGPPVGHPTNMSAHSRSGSQSMPRQNGRYSRVPSQGGGSGTHNVFSPEYDDPANCAPEEDQYGQYGAPYDHYGSRGSVGRRSVGSARNIPVSGSPEPPPPPPRNHDQNNSSFNDSKESNEISEAECDRDQLVNRNYGVNARGKDGMTTEEMRKLIERNEAPGRQASASHGGHGGLLTPYDTVAV
- the Dscam1 gene encoding Down syndrome cell adhesion molecule 1 isoform X29, encoding MLCPAQGHPLPAYRWYKFIEGSSRRQPVQLNERVRQVSGTLIIREARVEDSGKYLCIVNNSVGGESVETVLTVTAPLAAEIEPSTQTIDFGRPATFTCNVRGNPIKTISWLKDGKPLGLEEAVLRIESVKKEDKGMYQCFVRNDQESAQATAELKLGGRFEPPQIRQAFSEETLQPGPSMFLKCVASGNPTPEITWELDGKRLSNTDRLQVGQYVTVNGDVVSHLNISSIHTNDGGLYKCIAASKVGSAEHSARLNVYGLPFIRHMDKKAIVAGETLRVTCPVAGYPIESIVWERDTRVLPINRKQKVFPNGTLIIENVERMSDQATYTCVARNAQGYSARGTLEVQVMVGPQLAPFAFGDEAANAGEMATVQCAVIKGDLPLKIFWSLNGRPIEAGRVSGDHGYDTPDIVVSRGSKRISTLTIDSVAARHAGEYKCTAINAAGSASHTSVLSVNVPPRWILEPTDKAFAQGSDARVECKADGFPKPQVTWKRAAGDTPGDYTDLKLSNPDITVEDGTLSINNIQKTNEGYYLCEAVNGIGSGLSAVILISVQAPPHFEIKLKNQTARRGEPAVLQCEAQGEKPIGILWNMNNKRLDPKSDSRYTIREEILANGVLSDLSIKRTERSDSAMFTCVATNAFGSDDTSITMIVQEVPEVPYALKVLDKSGRSVQLSWAAPYDGNSHIKRYVIEYKISKGSWDIDIDRVLVPGSQQNVARVFNLKPATTYHLRIVAENEIGASRPSDTVTIITAEEAPTGPPNAVRVDAVDQHTLKVTWKPPTREDWNGEILGYYVGYKLSSSDKPYTYETVDFSMEDGKEHHLQITNLKTYTQYSVVVQAFNKVGSGPMSDERRQHTAEGVPEEPPHDTTCTTLTSQTIRVSWMSPPLSAANGVITGYKVIYGPSDTWYDENTKDTKITPSSETILHGLKKYTNYSMQVLAFTSGGDGVKSAPIHCQTEQDAPEAPVAIKALVMSPESILVSWRPPSQPNGVIAQYTVYTKAENAEEPTSQKVLPNQLTHEASKLDKQRRYNFWVTASTNIGEGQASKIVSLAPSVRVPAKIASFDDKFTATYKEDVKLPCLAVGVPAPEVVWKVRGVVLQSSDRLRQLPEGSLFIKEVDRTDAGEYSCYVENSYGHDTVTHQLVVHAPPHSPKVSLSGTTTNSLSMKLQPHPNDNAPIHGYTIHYKPEFGDWETAQISSTDQEHTLENLWCGSRYQIYVTAYNGIGTGDPSDMLNTRTKGSKPIIPEAIRFIEVSTNSITLHLSAWSDGGCPMLYFVVEDKKRHQQEWNQVSNNVKPGGNFVVLDLDPATWYNLRVTAHNNAGFAVAEYDFATLTVTGGTIAPPVRNGGNDNTDVRRYFPWLPSWLDVNVVVPVGATVVVIIVGIMVICVALSRRTRGPEQTRLRGISSADEKYYEGQYDVVYQQTGVGGATLDKRRPDLRDELGYIAPPNRKLPPVPGSNYNTCDRIKRGTVISGTGSIRSHSTWDPRRHMYEELNHYPPNRRCPPPPRMGSAEALSHRGMEDEICPYATFHLLGFREEMDPSKAMQFQTFPHPGNGHSGTMGPPVGHPTNMSAHSRSGSQSMPRQNGRYSRVPSQGGGSGTHNVFSPEYDDPANCAPEEDQYGQYGAPYDHYGSRGSVGRRSVGSARNIPVSGSPEPPPPPPRNHDQNNSSFNDSKESNEISEAECDRDQLVNRNYGVNARGKDGMTTEEMRKLIERNEAPGRQASASHGGHGGLLTPYDTVAV